In a genomic window of Strix aluco isolate bStrAlu1 chromosome 3, bStrAlu1.hap1, whole genome shotgun sequence:
- the LOC141920561 gene encoding cullin-9-like isoform X10 has protein sequence MPQSPLPSSCFPSVSAGTFPVMVNEKHNGNLLVHLGAKLQAYPEELLRQRRGHDGQPEYLIQWSIVSLEERAAGGSSGSSAETKLENISMWMSAEEVCASCPALLGKRRLEGQWAKEEKAASPFAADVPLDEASLLEMKADVRSLVQRAGRQMAESGAPESSILNTIHVLSAYASIGSLAGAFKETGALDLLMKMLCHKDKQIRRSAGKMLRALASHDAGSWAYVLLSLSQQDDIEQHMDFDSRYTLLELFAETTSSEEHCVSFEGIHLPQIPGKLLFVLVKRYLCVTSLMEKLSSGVEQEDCAVPSLPTEERSRVRQEFEFSMAMANLILELVHVMGWDHSHKPELLPQQELRPHTTQSIFQHRATSYNAAQAAPTPPPKEPSIFKTRSAFPSRSSYVEYVQANLVRGMRVRMLEDYEQVSAGDEGDFRQSNDGTPPVQVYWQALGCTYWVHWHMVEIIGPSGQEEPEGQEKVSTLARNHKPAAVAQPFFCKPSGGLYSLPYLGEQPRKAAEALSRAEWWELLFFVKKLEAQEQKEIACLIQQAQGEQLSEVDEEALIQLSVPAELAQKVLQVLEKRCQGSTRRDLCGSHVYAKYFLSRGAEQDVRGSAAVCSKGAGRRSAGPEAAMAKAAQEDLSTATVPPRAPAAVVKSDNQLFSELLEKEGLFFPEVTEEQIKVLGSSKGMSETGSLAKVAAVVDVIQSSSSEVGLRLAGLKHIMEILEEEPESEEQVSKAQGGLGTRSVGEKLVKVAVELLSAEVAEKALVVVTLRLLAMLMAKYDWRVAFATEGGVRAVLACMQQHAASALVQQAGLAALKVLVGAVASEPGGAGGKPSPLNHADAQMMREIFASIGSASSEGLASLLSVIPAAVSTLQRVPGGSSGVRNGLLVVNMLIDGHRGLAEQLAGRDLATVLQSCWWDGQSSSCPHAMLALGVINRLAEHRLPLGLETAGREAPLDLRDVRPLLSSVGDGTLSKDVVVALDRQLCSEGAVPSGEASQLLQDHRCFRLLLRSFELLGAEKAVSLSVLRILNKFLDAYQEGVLPWHECVEPCLSSLSAHSSDREVVQEAVGFLHRLATASKDCAVAMCRAGAREALSKALDKHSTALSLAPALLDLVTDCEKYASLYKKLTTSILSGCIQLVLGQIEEHRRSHRPISIPFFDVFLHNLCRGSSVEVKEDKCWEKVQVSSNPHRASKLTDRNPKTYWESNGSTGSHFITVHMQCGVVVREMSMLVASEDSSYMPARVVVLGGDSPAAIRTELNAVTILPSDSRVILLENMTRFWPVIQIRVKRCQQGGIDTRVRGIEVLGPKPTFWPIFKEQLCRRTFLSCTAQAHAWCQEICRDRGQLLQLFGRLNRALRHEQGFADRFLPDDEAARALGRTCWEALVTPLVQSITSPDPQGVSPLAWLLSEYLERVELPRHAPSRGTAFGSRVRRLTQLLVHVDPGSPKPEEARAAGRKEGKNKEVPTRAAKVAVEKPSGLWDISRCWRGVVQQQVWRFLEAAGQAPDLVERYCRLYQRLRGATEELFGQRAAFVLALGQGFAGALLQLPFLAALHVSEQFARYLDGQVQELHGTAGSAEPLQRLQQILEPFVVFSGLELAHTFEHFYRCRSRTGGCWSWMWAWTRQEGRPRWQMCQR, from the exons ATGCCTCAGTCAcctctccccagctcctgcttccCCTCTGTCTCTGCAGGCACGTTTCCTGTCATGGTGAACGAGAAGCATAACGGCAACCTGCTTGTGCACCTGGGAGCCAAACTGCAGGCCTACCCGGAGGAGCTGCTCCGGCAGCGGCGAGGCCACGACGGCCAGCCCGAGTACCTGATCCAGTGGAGCATCGTCAGCTTGGAAGAGAGAGCAGCGGGAGGCAGCAGTGGCTCCTCTGCAGAGACCAAGCTGGAGAACATCTCGATGTGGATGTCTGCAGAAGAGGTCTGTGCCAGCTGCCCGGCGCTGCTGGGCAAGAGGAGGCTGGAAGGGCAGTGGGCGAAAGAGGAGAAGGCAGCCAGCCCGTTCGCTGCAGATGTCCCGCTGGATGAAGCCTCGCTGCTGGAGATGAAGGCTGATGTCAGGAGCCTGGTGCAGCGAGCCGGCCGGCAGATGGCCGAGAGTGGTGCCCCCGAGTCCTCCATCCTCAACACCATCCACGTGCTGAGCGCGTACGCCAGCATTGGCTCGCTGGCGGGTGCCTTCAAGGAGACGGGAGCCCTGGACTTGCTGATGAAGATGCTGTGCCACAAGGATAAGCAAATCCGCCGCAGCGCCGGCAAGATGCTGAGGGCCCTGGCTTCGCATGATGCAG ggagctgggccTATGTCCTGCTGTCCCTGAGCCAGCAGGATGACATTGAGCAGCACATGGACTTCGACAGTCGCTACACCTTGCTGGAGCTGTTTGCTGAGACAACATCCTCTGAAGAGCACTGCGTGTCCTTTGAGGGGATTCACCTTCCCCAG ATCCCCGGGAAGCTGCTGTTCGTCCTGGTGAAGCGCTACCTGTGTGTCACTTCTCTTATGGAAAAGCTCAGCAGTGGTGTGGAGCAGGAGGACTGCGCTGTGCCCAGCCTGCCCACTGAGGAGAGGAGCCGTGTGAGGCAGGAGTTTGAGTTCAGCATGGCTATGGCAAACCTCATCTTGGAGCTGGTGCACGTGATGGGCTGGGACCACAGCCACaagccagagctgctgccccagcaggaGCTGCGGCCTCACACCACCCAATCCATCTTCCAGCACAGGGCCACATCCTACAATGCTGCTCAAGCAGCCCCCACTCCCCCACCAAAAGAGCCCAGCATCTTCAAGACGCGCTCAGCCTTCCCAAGCCGCAGCAGCTATGTGGAGTACGTGCAGGCAAACCTGGTGCGTGGCATGCGGGTGCGCATGCTGGAGGACTACGAGCAAGTCAGCGCGGGTGACGAGGGTGACTTCCGCCAGAGCAACGACGGCACACCGCCCGTGCAG GTGTATTGGCAAGCCCTGGGCTGTACGTACTGGGTTCACTGGCACATGGTGGAGATCATTGGCCCTTCTGGGCAAGAGGAGCCTGAGGGCCAGGAGAAGGTGTCCACCCTGGCACGCAACCACAAACCAGCAGCAG TTGCGCAGCCGTTTTTCTGCAAGCCCTCTGGGGGGCTGTACTCTCTGCCTTACCTGGGAGAGCAGCCGAGAAAGGCTGCAGAGGCGCTGAGCCGTGCCGAGTGGTGGGAGCTGCTCTTCTTTGTGAAGAAGCTGGAAGCACAGGAGCAGAAGGAGATCGCCTGTCTCATCCAGCAGGCCCAGGGAGAGCAG CTGTCGGAGGTGGATGAAGAAGCCCTGATCCAGCTGTCGGTACCTGCAGAGCTGGCCCAGAAGGTGCTGCAGGTCTTGGAGAAGCGGTGCCAGGGCAGCACTCGCCGTGACCTGTGTGGCTCCCACGTCTACGCCAAATACTTCCTCAGCAGGGGGGCCGAGCAGGACGTCAGGGGGAGCGCCGCGGTGTGCTCGAAGGGTGCCGGCCGCAGGAGCGCTGGCCCTGAAGCCGCGATGGCCAAGGCAGCGCAGGAAGACCTTTCCACAGCCACAGTGCCGCCCCGAGCCCCCGCTGCAGTGGTGAAGTCGGATAACCAGCTGTTCAGCGAGCTCCTTGAGAAGGAAGGGCTGTTCTTCCCAGAGGTGACGGAGGAGCAGATCAAAG TGCTGGGCAGCTCCAAGGGGATGAGTGAGACGGGCTCGCTAGCCAAGGTTGCAGCTGTGGTGGACGTGatccagagcagcagctcagaggTGGGGCTGCGCTTAGCTGGGCTCAAGCACATCATGGAGATCCTGGAGGAGGAGCCTGAGTCCGAGGAGCAAGTCAGCAAAGCCCAGGGTGGGCTCGGGACCAGGAGTGTTGG GGAGAAGCTGGTGAAGGTGGCAGTGGAGCTGCTGAGCGCCGAGGTGGCAGAGAAGGCCCTGGTGGTGGTGACGCTGCGGCTGCTGGCCATGCTCATGGCGAAGTACGACTGGCGCGTGGCATTTGCCACGGAGGGTGGCGTGCGGGCTGTGCTGGCCTGCATGCAGCAGCACGCCGCCTCCGCCCTGGTGCAGCAGGCTGGCCTGGCA GCCCTGAAGGTGCTGGTGGGAGCTGTGGCCAGCGAGCCAGGAGGTGCCGGTGGGAAGCCCTCGCCCCTGAACCACGCCGATGCGCAGATGATGCGGGAGATCTTTGCCAGCATCGGCTCTGCCTCCAGCGAGGGCTTGGCGAGCCTGCTTAGTGTCATCCCTGCGGCCGTGAGCACCCTGCAGAGGGTCCCAGG GGGCTCGTCAGGCGTGCGGAACGGCTTGCTGGTGGTGAACATGCTGATCGACGGCCACCGGGGCCTGGCGGAGCAGCTGGCAGGCCGTGATCTCGCCacggtgctgcagagctgctggtgggATGGGCAAAGCTCCAGCTGCCCTCACGCGATGCTGGCCCTCGGTGTGATCAACCGCCTCGCGGAGCACCGGCTGCCCCTGGGCCTGGAGACGGCAG GCAGAGAGGCCCCGCTGGACCTGAGGGACGTGCGGCCGCTTCTGAGCAGCGTGGGGGATGGCACGTTGTCCAAGGACGTGGTGGTGGCCCTGGATCGGCAGCTCTGCAGTGAAGGTGCCGTCCCCTCTGGCGAGGcgtcccagctgctgcaggaccaCAGATGCTTCAGGCTGCTGCTGCGCAGCTTTGAGCTGCTGGGGGCGGAGAAGGCCGTGAGCCTGAGCGTCCTCAG GATCCTGAACAAGTTCCTGGACGCTTACCAGGAGGGTGTGCTGCCCTGGCACGAGTGTGTGGAGCCCTGTTTGTCCTCCCTGAGTGCCCACAGCAGCGACCGGGAG GTGGTGCAGGAGGCGGTTGGCTTCCTGCACCGCCTGGCCACCGCCAGCAAGGACTGCGCGGTGGCGATGTGCCGCGCGGGCGCCCGCGAGGCTCTGTCCAAAGCCCTGGACAAGCACAGCACGGCTCTGTCGCTGGCGCCGGCCCTGCTGGACCTGGTGACTGACTGCGAGAAGTACGCCAGCCTCTACAAGAAGCTGACGACCAGCATCTTGTCCGGCTGCATCCAG CTGGTCCTGGGGCAGATTGAGGAGCACCGCCGGAGCCACCGGCCCATCAGCATCCCCTTCTTTGACGTTTTTCTGCACAACCTGTGCCGAG GCTCCAGCGTGGAGGTGAAGGAGGATAAGTGTTGGGAGAAGGTGCAGGTCTCCTCCAACCCCCACCGAGCCAGCAAGCTCACGGACAGAAACCCCAAGACCTACTGGGAGTCAAACGGCAGCACCGGCTCCCACTTCATCACTGTGCACATGCAGTGTGGTGTGGTGGTCAG ggagatGAGCATGCTGGTGGCCAGCGAGGACTCCAGCTACATGCCGGCCCGTgtggtggtgctggggggagACAGCCCTGCCGCCATCAGAACGGAGCTCAACGCG GTGACCATCCTGCCCTCGGACAGCAGAGTGATCCTGCTGGAGAACATGACCCGCTTCTGGCCCGTCATCCAGATCCGGGTGAAGCGGTGCCAGCAG GGCGGCATTGACACGCGGGTACGTGGCATCGAGGTGCTGGGTCCCAAGCCCACGTTCTGGCCCATCTTCAAGGAGCAGCTGTGCCGGCGGACGTTCCTCTCCTGCACTGCTCAGGCTCACGCCTGGTGCCAGGAGATCTGCCGGGACCGGGGGCAACTGCTGCAGCTCTTTGGCAG GCTGAACCGGGCGCTGCGGCACGAGCAGGGCTTCGCTGACCGCTTCCTTCCTGATGACGAGGCAGCCCGGGCCTTGGGCAGGACCTGCTGGGAGGCCCTGGTGACCCCCTTGGTGCAGAGCATCACCAGCCCAG ACCCCCAAGGCGTCAGCCCCCTGGCCTGGCTGCTGAGCGAGTACCTGGAGCGCGTGGAGCTACCCCGTCACGCCCCGAGCCGCGGCACTGCCTTTGGTTCCCGTGTGCGGCGCCTGACCCAGCTCCTGGTGCATGTGGACCCCGGCAGCCCCAAGCCAGAGGAGGCAAGGGCAGCTG gcaggaaggaggggaagaacaaGGAGGTGCCGACCAGGGCTGCGAAGGTGGCAGTGGAGAAGCCGAGCGGCCTGTGGGACATCTCACGGTGCTGGCGTGGCGTGGTGCAGCAGCAG GTGTGGCGGTTCCTGGAGGCGGCGGGGCAGGCGCCGGACCTCGTGGAGCGATACTGCAGGCTGTACCAGCGCCTGCGCGGCGCCACGGAGGAGCTCTTTGGGCAGCGGGCCGCCTTCGTGCTGGCTCTGGGCCAGGGCTTCGCAggggctttgctgcagctccCCTTCCTTGCTGCCCTGCAC GTGAGCGAGCAGTTTGCCCGCTACCTTGACGGGCAGGTCCAGGAGCTCCACGGGACTGCGGGCAGTGCAGAGCCGCTGCAGCGGCTGCAGCAGATCCTGGAGCCCTTTGTCGTCTTCAGTGGGCTGGAGCTCGCCCACACCTTCGAGCACTTCTACCG ctgcaggagcaggacaggcGGCTGCTGGAGCTGGATGTGGGCCTGGACGAG GCAGGAGGGACGGCCTCGGTGGCAGATGTGCCAGAGGTGA